CCATTCCTGGATATTGGGATTCCTGATATTGAACAGGCCAGAACATTAATTGCAGAAATCACAGAACATTATAAAAAACTTCCTGAAGACGGGCAAATCCTCATCCACTGTACCATGGGCTTTACCAGAAGTTCGATGGTAGGAATTCTGGTAATGAAAAATATTTTATCTTTACCTTTAGAGGAAGCAATAACCACAATGAAAGCCCTGAATAAGAATGCTGTCATTCATCCTTATCTTCAGGAGTTTCTGAAAAAAAATTAAATTATGAACAGCGGACATTTTAAAAGTTTTGGCAACAGTCCTATTTTCTACCGTGAATGGAATTATCAGCCCGGCCAGAAAAGCATCATTATCATCCACCGGGGACACGAGCATTCAGAAAGGCTGAATGATATTGCACAGGCTCCACAATTTTCAAAATACAATATTTTTGCCTTCGATCTTCGCGGGCACGGCCATACAGAAACCAAAACCTCATCTGTTTTTATGGATTACGTGAGGGATCTGGACTCATTTTCCAAATTTATCATATCAGAATATGGTATCAATATCTCTGATATATTTATTGTCGCCAACAGTATCGGCGGGGTTGTTGCTTCAGCCTGGGCCCATGATTTTGCACCGGCTATTGCAGGAATGGCTCTTCTGGCCCCTGCTTTCAGAATTAACCTTATTGTTCCTTTAGCTAATGAAATGATCACGCTGGGAACCAAGCTTAAAAAAGGGCTAATCATTAAAAGCTATGTAAAATCTAAAATGTTAACCCATGATCCCGTTCAGCAGAATGCCTACGATACAGATCCGCTGATCTCAAGATCTATAGACGCAGAACTTCTTATTGACCTGGCCAAAGCCGGAAAGCGCCTGGTAGAAGATGCTACAGCCATAGATACCCCAACATTGATTTTGGCTGCAGAAAAAGATCATGTGGTGTTCAATAAAGATCAGAAAATCTTCCATGACCGCCTGGATACGGACCTGAAAAATTATGAAGTCCTGCCCGGATTCTTCCATGGTATTTTATTTGACACCGGAAAAGAAAAAGTTTATGATAAGATCGCAGATTTTGCGGAAAAATCTTTTAGTAAAACTCAAAAATCAGCCTCTCTTTCTCCCGATCCGTTTTCATTAAAAGAATATGAAGATCTTAAAAATAATGTAGGCAATAACCTAAATTTTAAGCTTCAGAAAATGTCTCTGGGAAAAATCGGAAATATAAGCAATGGGATGGCCATCGGTCTGAAATACGGTTTTGATTCCGGAGCTTCACTGGATTATGTTTACCAGAATCAGCCGGACGGAAAATTCGGTTTTGGTAAAATGATGGATAAGAATTACCTCAATGCCATCGGCTGGAAAGGGATCCGTATCAGAAAACAGCACCTGATTCAGCTTTTGGAACAGAACATCAAG
This region of Chryseobacterium vaccae genomic DNA includes:
- a CDS encoding bifunctional alpha/beta hydrolase/class I SAM-dependent methyltransferase, with protein sequence MNSGHFKSFGNSPIFYREWNYQPGQKSIIIIHRGHEHSERLNDIAQAPQFSKYNIFAFDLRGHGHTETKTSSVFMDYVRDLDSFSKFIISEYGINISDIFIVANSIGGVVASAWAHDFAPAIAGMALLAPAFRINLIVPLANEMITLGTKLKKGLIIKSYVKSKMLTHDPVQQNAYDTDPLISRSIDAELLIDLAKAGKRLVEDATAIDTPTLILAAEKDHVVFNKDQKIFHDRLDTDLKNYEVLPGFFHGILFDTGKEKVYDKIADFAEKSFSKTQKSASLSPDPFSLKEYEDLKNNVGNNLNFKLQKMSLGKIGNISNGMAIGLKYGFDSGASLDYVYQNQPDGKFGFGKMMDKNYLNAIGWKGIRIRKQHLIQLLEQNIKSLKQEGRKIKILDIAGGTGNYLFDIKEKYPDAEIVINEFVKSNIEIGEKVIREKNYQNIRFTNFDCFDPETYHQLDFEPNITIISGILELFGDNEAASRAIRGAVSISEKNSFVVYTGQPWHPQLKMIAYVLNNHQNKDWIMRRRSQKELDRVMVYNGVRKENMLIDDFGIFTVSSGKVNF